From one Nocardioides scoriae genomic stretch:
- a CDS encoding zinc ribbon domain-containing protein gives MRADPSVQLRLLDVQELDSRADTLRHRIGSVPEAQQLRELAAQRTQLSNEVRDLRIEVADLTREQKQADRDVEQVKTRRTRDQGMVDAGQIKDPKALERMLGELQSLHRRIGDLEDVELEVMERLETAETALTEREAQLASLEAHGEDLRTTVMTTTSDLDVQLAAVVRDREAAAEGLPEDLVALYEKLRANKGGVGAAPLRRRECGGCRLTLNASDLGVIARTPPDTVVRCEECDRILVRTPESGLAQPGSGDTGR, from the coding sequence GTGAGAGCCGACCCGTCCGTCCAGCTCCGGCTGCTCGACGTCCAGGAGCTCGACTCCCGGGCCGACACGCTGCGCCACCGGATCGGCTCGGTGCCCGAGGCCCAGCAGCTGCGGGAGTTGGCCGCCCAGCGCACCCAGCTGAGCAACGAGGTGCGCGACCTGCGCATCGAGGTCGCCGACCTCACCCGCGAGCAGAAGCAGGCCGACCGCGACGTCGAGCAGGTCAAGACCCGCCGGACCCGCGACCAGGGCATGGTCGACGCCGGCCAGATCAAGGACCCCAAGGCCCTGGAGCGGATGCTCGGCGAGCTGCAGTCGCTCCACCGCCGCATCGGCGACCTCGAGGACGTCGAGCTCGAGGTCATGGAGCGGCTCGAGACCGCCGAGACGGCGCTGACCGAGCGGGAGGCGCAGCTGGCCAGCCTCGAGGCGCACGGCGAGGACCTCCGGACCACCGTCATGACGACCACCTCCGACCTTGACGTCCAGCTCGCCGCGGTCGTGCGCGACCGCGAGGCGGCGGCCGAGGGCCTGCCCGAGGACCTGGTCGCACTCTACGAGAAGCTGCGCGCCAACAAGGGCGGCGTCGGTGCCGCCCCGCTGCGCCGCCGCGAGTGCGGTGGTTGCCGGCTCACCCTCAACGCCTCGGACCTCGGCGTCATCGCCCGGACGCCGCCCGACACGGTGGTTCGCTGCGAGGAGTGCGACCGGATCCTGGTGCGCACCCCCGAGTCCGGCCTGGCCCAGCCCGGGTCCGGCGACACCGGCCGGTGA
- a CDS encoding histidine phosphatase family protein produces MTSQPARPAPSRGWGPGGEPPTTLVLVRHGVTDHTLGKLFSGGLASSNPPLNDTGRAQARATGEWLAPLKDDLDALVASPVRRTHETAEILAEHLGHDVDIEPGIAEMEFGSWDGLSFADVRERFPDDLTAWLGDLDSAPHGGESMRQVQQRVLEGRDRLLAAYAGRTVVAVSHVTPIKVIVADALGASLEAVYKMELGPASVTVVSYFTGPDGTPAANLRLFNGRPTHVFG; encoded by the coding sequence GTGACCTCCCAGCCCGCCCGGCCCGCGCCCTCGCGCGGGTGGGGCCCCGGCGGCGAGCCGCCGACCACCCTGGTCCTGGTGCGGCACGGCGTCACCGACCACACCCTCGGCAAGCTGTTCTCCGGCGGTCTGGCCAGCAGCAACCCGCCGCTCAACGACACCGGCCGCGCGCAGGCCCGGGCCACGGGGGAGTGGCTGGCGCCGCTCAAGGACGACCTCGACGCGCTGGTGGCCAGCCCGGTGCGCCGCACGCACGAGACGGCGGAGATCCTCGCCGAGCACCTCGGGCACGACGTCGACATCGAGCCCGGCATCGCCGAGATGGAGTTCGGCAGCTGGGACGGCCTCAGCTTCGCCGACGTGCGCGAGCGCTTCCCCGACGACCTGACCGCCTGGCTCGGCGATCTCGATTCCGCCCCCCACGGCGGCGAGTCGATGCGCCAGGTGCAGCAGCGGGTGCTCGAGGGCCGCGACCGGCTGCTGGCGGCGTACGCCGGGCGCACGGTGGTCGCCGTCAGCCACGTGACCCCCATCAAGGTGATCGTCGCCGACGCCCTCGGCGCCTCGCTCGAGGCCGTCTACAAGATGGAGCTCGGCCCGGCCTCGGTCACGGTGGTCTCCTACTTCACCGGCCCCGACGGCACCCCCGCCGCCAACCTGCGCCTCTTCAACGGCCGCCCCACCCACGTCTTCGGCTGA
- the yaaA gene encoding peroxide stress protein YaaA, which produces MLVLLPPSEGKAVPRRGRPLDLATLSFPALAPARSEVLAALARLCQGDPDRAAEVLGLGPTQADDVRRNASLETAPTARADAIYTGVLYDHLDLAGLDAAARRRATRQVVVTSSLFGLLRPGDRVPSYRLSGTVRLPDLGPVAAHWRGVLDPVAREAAGSGLVVDLRSGTYAAFWKPEPDLADRVATVRVLHESQGRRSVVSHFNKATKGRLVRALLEDGAHPRTPAALARDLERLGWTVEVAAPDRHGTRLDVVVTEV; this is translated from the coding sequence GTGCTCGTGCTGCTGCCGCCCTCCGAGGGCAAGGCCGTCCCCCGACGGGGTCGCCCCCTCGACCTCGCGACGCTGTCGTTCCCGGCGCTCGCCCCGGCGCGGTCCGAGGTGCTCGCCGCGCTCGCCCGGCTGTGCCAGGGAGACCCCGACCGGGCGGCCGAGGTGCTGGGCCTGGGCCCGACCCAAGCCGACGACGTGCGCCGCAACGCCTCGCTCGAGACCGCCCCCACCGCCCGGGCCGACGCGATCTACACCGGCGTGCTCTACGACCACCTCGACCTCGCCGGCCTCGACGCTGCCGCCCGTCGCCGCGCCACCCGCCAGGTGGTGGTGACCTCGTCGCTGTTCGGCCTGCTGCGACCGGGCGACCGCGTCCCGTCGTACCGCCTCTCGGGGACCGTGCGCCTGCCCGACCTCGGCCCCGTCGCCGCCCACTGGCGCGGCGTGCTCGACCCCGTGGCCCGCGAGGCCGCGGGCAGCGGGCTGGTCGTCGACCTGCGCTCGGGCACCTACGCCGCGTTCTGGAAGCCCGAGCCCGACCTCGCCGACCGCGTCGCCACCGTCCGCGTGCTCCACGAGTCGCAGGGCAGGCGCTCGGTCGTCAGCCACTTCAACAAGGCCACCAAGGGCCGCCTGGTCCGCGCCCTGCTCGAGGACGGCGCCCACCCCCGCACACCCGCCGCCCTCGCCCGCGACCTCGAGCGCCTCGGCTGGACCGTCGAGGTCGCCGCCCCCGACCGCCACGGCACCCGCCTCGACGTCGTCGTCACCGAGGTCTGA
- a CDS encoding RNB domain-containing ribonuclease, with protein MGTRVIRARAAEQGVAHEELARGLETIRVEQQLPDGFSPEVQQAAERDAAAPRLPDADRTDLPFVTIDPPGARDLDQAMHLERDGDGFVVHYAIADVVAFVAPGDPVDVEAHQRGESLYGADRKIPLHPPVLSEGAASLLPDQVRPAFVWTVRLDAEGRTTAAHVERARVRSTAQLDYASVQPQVEGADPGSTLALLRTVGELRLAQEAARGGISLPMPSQELEERDGRWHLEYREMLPVESWNAQVSLLTGFAAAEKMLAGRIGVLRTLPPAPDDAVRRLRRTARALGIEWPAGLSHPDLVRSLDPTVPAHAAMVVAATTLLRGAGYAVFDGTVPEQSQHAALASSYAHVTAPLRRLVDRYGLEVCAALDAGTAVPAWVREGLPRLPELMRDSGRRAGAYERALLDLAEALALADRVGEQFDAVVLEASEDNPRKGTVMLRDPAVEARVGSQAPLPVGDEVRVRLTQADPATRKVAFEV; from the coding sequence GTGGGCACTCGGGTGATCCGGGCCAGGGCCGCGGAGCAGGGCGTGGCGCACGAGGAGCTGGCGCGCGGACTGGAGACGATCCGCGTCGAGCAGCAGCTGCCCGACGGGTTCTCCCCGGAGGTGCAGCAGGCGGCCGAGCGGGACGCCGCGGCGCCCCGGCTGCCCGACGCCGACCGCACCGACCTGCCGTTCGTCACGATCGACCCTCCCGGCGCGCGCGACCTCGACCAGGCGATGCACCTCGAGCGCGACGGCGACGGCTTCGTGGTGCACTACGCGATCGCCGACGTGGTGGCCTTCGTCGCCCCGGGCGACCCGGTCGACGTCGAGGCCCACCAGCGGGGCGAGTCGCTCTACGGCGCCGACCGCAAGATCCCGCTGCACCCGCCCGTGCTCAGCGAGGGTGCGGCCTCGCTGCTGCCCGACCAGGTGCGCCCGGCGTTCGTGTGGACGGTCCGCCTCGACGCCGAGGGCCGCACGACCGCGGCCCACGTGGAGCGTGCGCGGGTCCGCTCGACCGCGCAGCTCGACTACGCGTCGGTGCAGCCGCAGGTCGAGGGGGCCGACCCCGGCAGCACCCTGGCGCTGCTGCGCACCGTGGGCGAGCTGCGGCTCGCCCAGGAGGCGGCCCGCGGCGGGATCTCGCTGCCGATGCCGTCGCAGGAGCTGGAGGAGCGCGACGGCCGCTGGCACCTGGAGTACCGCGAGATGCTGCCCGTCGAGAGCTGGAACGCGCAGGTCTCGCTGCTCACCGGCTTCGCGGCCGCCGAGAAGATGCTGGCGGGGAGGATCGGCGTGCTGCGCACGCTGCCGCCCGCGCCCGACGACGCGGTGCGGCGGCTGCGGCGCACGGCGCGCGCCCTGGGCATCGAGTGGCCGGCGGGGCTGTCCCACCCCGACCTCGTGCGCTCGCTCGACCCGACCGTGCCCGCCCACGCCGCGATGGTGGTGGCCGCGACGACGCTGCTCCGCGGGGCGGGGTACGCCGTGTTCGACGGCACGGTGCCGGAGCAGAGCCAGCACGCGGCGCTGGCGTCGTCGTACGCCCACGTGACGGCGCCGCTGCGGCGCCTCGTCGACCGCTACGGCCTCGAGGTCTGCGCGGCGCTGGACGCGGGCACCGCGGTGCCGGCCTGGGTCCGCGAGGGGCTGCCCCGGCTGCCGGAGCTGATGCGCGACTCGGGTCGGCGGGCGGGTGCCTACGAGCGCGCGCTCCTCGACCTGGCCGAGGCGCTGGCGCTGGCGGACCGGGTCGGGGAGCAGTTCGACGCCGTGGTGCTCGAGGCCTCCGAGGACAACCCCCGCAAGGGCACCGTGATGCTGCGCGACCCGGCGGTCGAGGCCCGGGTGGGCTCCCAGGCCCCGCTGCCGGTGGGCGACGAGGTGCGGGTGCGGCTGACCCAGGCGGACCCGGCGACCCGCAAGGTCGCCTTCGAGGTCTAG
- a CDS encoding sensor histidine kinase produces MTTTDFATAHGTAAVTAELLGPDALLENLQLIADGVVAVAGFAVAAIRIRRGDHLVLVVDTGMPEEIGTRIPVQLMTDELLLADDWGGLQFVPHERGSSPDEGGWVVPDVVVSDAPDAWHPLDMLVAPLYDDQGVLRGTLAFDEPVDGRRPDAVRRRTLERFAGLASRAVLSAVERETFLEQVAMADTVKEIVRTTSAQLSLEGLIQESKRTLLDGFDAQQVWIKAIVEDGRAGGEFLPDDLTTALPPAIVAFAQEAARFCWRQQSVMTVGAHLPRPPHMDPEHLEHVLTLLAGIDMASLVFVPLGAGPECLGSLVLMRSDARRVWSAVECAALLDIGHDLGRATLNARTFEREHALVAELQALDTYKSQLIATVSHELKSPLTTVRGHLEMLQTGEVEIGDEAHASLTAIGRASQRMSRVIEDLLLLRQVGESAAPLDPGPVAVDELVEDALAMSALAIRTKRLHVDLQAPERPVVALGEHDELATVMHNLVSNAVKYTPSGRAVDVRLTYADDGTDEVVVVVHDEGLGISAEDQERLFTEFFRSTNPEAVEQPGTGLGLAIVKRIVERHHGSIAVTSELGRGSTFTIRLPGAPPHSSARAADAPLPLELPAQPA; encoded by the coding sequence ATGACGACGACCGACTTCGCCACGGCGCACGGCACTGCTGCGGTGACCGCGGAGCTGCTGGGCCCGGACGCGCTGCTGGAGAACCTCCAGCTGATCGCGGACGGGGTCGTCGCTGTCGCCGGGTTCGCGGTCGCCGCCATCCGGATCCGCCGCGGGGACCACCTCGTCCTCGTCGTCGACACGGGGATGCCCGAGGAGATCGGCACCCGGATCCCGGTGCAGCTGATGACCGACGAGCTGCTGCTGGCCGACGACTGGGGCGGGCTGCAGTTCGTCCCCCACGAGCGCGGCTCCAGCCCCGACGAGGGCGGCTGGGTGGTGCCCGACGTGGTGGTCAGCGACGCCCCCGACGCCTGGCACCCGCTCGACATGCTCGTCGCCCCGCTGTACGACGACCAGGGCGTCCTGCGCGGCACCCTCGCCTTCGACGAGCCGGTCGACGGCCGCCGGCCGGACGCCGTGCGTCGCCGCACGCTGGAGCGCTTCGCCGGGCTGGCCAGCCGCGCCGTGCTGTCGGCCGTCGAGCGCGAGACCTTCCTCGAGCAGGTCGCGATGGCCGACACGGTCAAGGAGATCGTGCGCACCACCAGCGCCCAGCTCAGCCTCGAGGGCCTGATCCAGGAGAGCAAGCGCACCCTGCTCGACGGCTTCGACGCCCAGCAGGTGTGGATCAAGGCCATCGTCGAGGACGGTCGCGCCGGTGGGGAGTTCCTGCCCGACGACCTCACCACCGCCCTGCCGCCCGCGATCGTGGCCTTCGCCCAGGAGGCCGCGCGGTTCTGCTGGCGCCAGCAGTCGGTGATGACGGTGGGGGCCCACCTGCCCCGGCCCCCGCACATGGACCCCGAGCACCTCGAGCACGTGCTCACCCTGCTCGCCGGCATCGACATGGCCTCGCTGGTCTTCGTGCCGCTCGGCGCGGGGCCCGAGTGCCTGGGCAGCCTGGTGCTGATGCGATCCGACGCCCGTCGGGTCTGGAGCGCCGTGGAGTGCGCCGCCCTGCTGGACATCGGCCACGACCTCGGTCGCGCCACCCTCAACGCCCGCACCTTCGAGCGCGAGCACGCCCTGGTGGCGGAGCTGCAGGCGCTCGACACCTACAAGAGCCAGCTCATCGCCACGGTCTCCCACGAGCTCAAGAGCCCGCTGACCACCGTGCGCGGCCACCTCGAGATGCTCCAGACCGGGGAGGTCGAGATCGGCGACGAGGCCCACGCCTCGCTCACCGCGATCGGCCGCGCCTCGCAGCGGATGTCGCGCGTCATCGAGGACCTGCTGCTGCTGCGGCAGGTGGGCGAGAGCGCCGCCCCGCTGGACCCCGGCCCCGTCGCCGTCGACGAGCTGGTCGAGGACGCCCTGGCGATGTCGGCCCTGGCGATCCGCACCAAGAGGCTGCACGTCGACCTCCAGGCCCCCGAGCGTCCCGTCGTGGCCCTGGGCGAGCACGACGAGCTGGCGACGGTGATGCACAACCTGGTCAGCAACGCCGTGAAGTACACCCCCAGCGGTCGCGCGGTCGACGTGCGCCTGACCTACGCCGACGACGGCACCGACGAGGTCGTGGTGGTGGTGCACGACGAGGGGCTCGGCATCTCCGCGGAGGACCAGGAGCGGCTGTTCACGGAGTTCTTCCGCTCCACCAACCCCGAGGCCGTCGAGCAGCCCGGCACCGGCCTGGGCCTGGCCATCGTGAAGCGGATCGTCGAGCGCCACCACGGCAGCATCGCCGTCACCTCCGAGCTGGGCCGCGGCAGCACCTTCACCATCCGGCTGCCCGGTGCGCCGCCGCACAGCTCCGCGCGCGCGGCCGACGCGCCGCTCCCGCTCGAGCTCCCGGCGCAGCCCGCCTAG
- a CDS encoding catalase family peroxidase has protein sequence MTSTHPTGHTAPAPDPDRTGNAHRQRLAQELVETVVTVLGSPEGQRATHHKGIVLGGTFTATPRARELSRAAHLQGDPVPVTARFSNGFPSVEGRDSTFGDPRGMAVKFYLPDGRTTDLVAQDWPVFPAGTPEDFRDLLLAQHAGPEATERFLAEHPDVAAAGEVVATVGAPPLSWATVAFNGLNAFRLVDADGHGQWVRWRLEPVAGEHALPEDEWETADRDYLMDGVVDELPVRHRLLAQLAAPDDQTVDASRAWPADRPWVDLGLVELTEVDETRELDGQVLVHDPMRLVDGIEPSDDPILRIRPHVYAASVTRRSGVPCPAHLRA, from the coding sequence ATGACCAGCACCCACCCGACAGGGCACACCGCCCCCGCCCCCGACCCCGACCGGACCGGCAACGCCCACCGGCAGCGGCTGGCCCAGGAGCTCGTCGAGACCGTCGTCACCGTGCTCGGGTCCCCCGAGGGGCAGCGAGCCACCCACCACAAGGGCATCGTCCTCGGCGGCACCTTCACCGCGACGCCGCGGGCCCGCGAGCTGAGCCGGGCCGCGCACCTCCAGGGCGACCCGGTGCCGGTCACGGCACGCTTCTCCAACGGCTTCCCCAGCGTCGAGGGCCGCGACTCCACCTTCGGCGACCCGCGCGGCATGGCGGTGAAGTTCTACCTGCCCGACGGGCGCACCACCGACCTGGTCGCGCAGGACTGGCCGGTCTTCCCGGCCGGCACGCCCGAGGACTTCCGCGACCTGCTGCTCGCCCAGCACGCCGGCCCCGAGGCGACCGAGCGCTTCCTCGCGGAGCACCCCGACGTCGCCGCGGCGGGCGAGGTCGTCGCCACGGTCGGCGCACCTCCGCTCAGCTGGGCGACGGTGGCCTTCAACGGGCTCAACGCCTTCCGCCTCGTCGACGCCGACGGCCACGGCCAATGGGTGCGCTGGCGCCTGGAGCCCGTGGCCGGGGAGCACGCCCTGCCGGAGGACGAGTGGGAGACCGCCGACCGCGACTACCTCATGGACGGCGTCGTGGACGAGCTGCCCGTGCGCCACCGGCTGCTCGCCCAGCTCGCCGCGCCCGACGACCAGACGGTCGACGCGAGCCGCGCCTGGCCCGCCGACCGGCCCTGGGTCGACCTCGGGCTGGTCGAGCTGACGGAGGTCGACGAGACGCGCGAGCTCGACGGCCAGGTGCTCGTCCACGACCCGATGCGCCTGGTCGACGGCATCGAGCCCTCCGACGACCCCATCCTGCGGATCCGCCCCCACGTGTACGCCGCCTCGGTGACCCGTCGCAGCGGCGTCCCCTGCCCGGCCCACCTGAGGGCCTGA
- a CDS encoding PNPOx family protein has translation MKLDADEARTRLAAHVHGVLSTLHPERGPDPQPVVYAVSEDGHVGVPIDKVKPKASSRLQREKNLDADPRGALLVEHWDAQDWSRLWWVRADLEHVADPSQELLEELGARLAGTVPQYADRPFHRVLVCRITRTTGWAASED, from the coding sequence GTGAAGCTCGACGCCGACGAGGCCCGCACCCGCCTGGCCGCCCACGTCCACGGGGTGCTCAGCACCCTGCACCCCGAGCGCGGGCCCGACCCGCAGCCCGTCGTGTACGCCGTGAGCGAGGACGGCCACGTCGGCGTGCCGATCGACAAGGTCAAGCCCAAGGCGTCGTCCCGGCTGCAGCGCGAGAAGAACCTCGACGCCGACCCGCGCGGCGCGCTGCTGGTCGAGCACTGGGACGCCCAGGACTGGTCGCGGCTGTGGTGGGTGCGCGCCGACCTGGAGCACGTCGCCGACCCGTCGCAGGAGCTGCTCGAGGAGCTCGGGGCCCGTCTCGCCGGGACCGTCCCGCAGTACGCCGACCGGCCGTTCCACCGGGTGCTGGTCTGCCGGATCACGCGGACCACGGGCTGGGCCGCGAGCGAGGACTGA
- a CDS encoding AMP-binding protein: MNLASWVERNGRRLRERPAVAEGERLVATWGELAARVAALAGGLRSELGLEPGDRLALVMRNRPEYLVAQYAAWHAGLVAVPVNARLHRDEISYVLEDSGARAVVTDEEHLDDVEPLLGSVASLRSVVRAPGEDWDRLLAATPLELVDRGPEDPAWLFYTSGTTGRPKGATLTHRNLLMASLSYFADVDEVRADQSIVHAAPLSHGSGLYGLPHVAKGAVSVLPEPGAFDGATLLALARRWPGMSFFAAPLMVRRLASDPALAAADLGDLGTVVYGGAPMYLADLEQALEVFGDRLAQIYGQGETPMTITGLSRADHAERDHPRWRDRMQGVGSPRTDVEVRVVDDTGRALPPGEVGEVVVRGDVVMAGYWGQPEATAETLRDGWLHSGDLGSFDDDGYLTLRDRSKDLIISGGMNIYPREVEEALLHHPGVQAVAVVGRHDEEWGEAVVAFVVAADGEEPTVEQLDRACTERIARFKRPKDYRFVDALPTNNYGKVVKRELRAQLAEEG; encoded by the coding sequence GTGAACCTGGCGTCGTGGGTGGAGCGCAACGGACGGCGGCTGCGCGAGCGTCCGGCCGTCGCCGAGGGCGAGCGGCTGGTCGCGACCTGGGGCGAGCTCGCCGCCCGCGTCGCCGCCCTCGCGGGCGGGCTGCGGTCCGAGCTGGGCCTGGAGCCCGGTGACCGGCTGGCCCTGGTGATGCGCAACCGGCCGGAGTACCTCGTCGCCCAGTACGCCGCGTGGCACGCGGGGCTGGTGGCCGTGCCCGTCAACGCGCGCCTGCACCGCGACGAGATCTCCTACGTCCTCGAGGACAGCGGCGCGCGGGCCGTCGTCACCGACGAGGAGCACCTCGACGACGTCGAGCCGCTGCTCGGCTCGGTGGCGTCGCTGCGCTCGGTGGTGCGGGCGCCCGGGGAGGACTGGGACCGGCTGCTCGCCGCGACCCCGCTCGAGCTCGTCGACCGGGGGCCCGAGGACCCCGCGTGGCTCTTCTACACGAGCGGCACCACGGGGCGTCCCAAGGGCGCGACGCTCACCCACCGCAACCTGCTGATGGCCTCGCTGAGCTACTTCGCCGACGTCGACGAGGTGCGGGCGGACCAGAGCATCGTGCACGCCGCGCCGCTGTCCCACGGCTCCGGCCTCTACGGCCTGCCCCACGTCGCCAAGGGCGCCGTCAGCGTGCTGCCCGAGCCCGGCGCCTTCGACGGCGCGACGCTGCTCGCGCTGGCGCGGCGCTGGCCGGGGATGTCGTTCTTCGCCGCGCCCCTGATGGTCCGGCGCCTGGCGTCCGACCCCGCACTGGCCGCAGCCGACCTCGGCGACCTCGGGACGGTCGTCTACGGCGGCGCCCCGATGTACCTCGCCGACCTGGAGCAGGCGCTCGAGGTGTTCGGTGACCGGCTGGCCCAGATCTACGGGCAGGGGGAGACCCCGATGACCATCACCGGGCTCTCGCGGGCCGACCACGCCGAGCGCGACCATCCCCGGTGGCGCGACCGGATGCAGGGCGTCGGCTCGCCACGCACCGACGTCGAGGTCCGGGTGGTCGACGACACCGGTCGGGCACTGCCCCCCGGCGAGGTCGGGGAGGTGGTGGTGCGCGGCGACGTCGTGATGGCCGGCTACTGGGGCCAGCCCGAGGCCACGGCCGAGACCCTGCGCGACGGCTGGCTGCACAGCGGTGACCTCGGCAGCTTCGACGACGACGGCTACCTCACGCTGCGCGACCGGTCCAAGGACCTCATCATCAGCGGCGGCATGAACATCTACCCGCGCGAGGTGGAGGAGGCGCTGCTGCACCACCCAGGGGTGCAGGCCGTCGCGGTCGTGGGCCGCCACGACGAGGAGTGGGGCGAGGCGGTGGTGGCGTTCGTCGTCGCCGCCGACGGCGAGGAGCCCACGGTGGAGCAGCTCGACCGTGCCTGCACCGAGCGGATCGCGCGCTTCAAGCGGCCCAAGGACTACCGCTTCGTCGACGCGCTGCCGACCAACAACTACGGCAAGGTCGTCAAGCGCGAGCTCCGTGCGCAGCTGGCCGAGGAGGGCTAG
- a CDS encoding LLM class flavin-dependent oxidoreductase has translation MKLALYLPTFREHVTVQELADLTDLAEDLEFDSVWTLDRIIVPESSDRGELEYPFGMMDQFPLQMPVSSKGKWFQGWPLLPWLAARTSKVRIGMSITDTPYRSPGVFAAECATIDHLSEGRLNVGLGAGWMPEEFAASSATHLFPRRHGHVRETIEICQGIWANETFEYHGEFADFGPSGFGHNPVQKPGPPIYFSGLKDPRRSARRISKYGLKGWIGIQDTPTELASWRKAIGDELEPLGGNIEDVEMCSMIWFTITDTEVDQTDNHKLTNLLVGTEQQITDRLKSYAEAGMHMPLIWPPFADVPVSKTLDDLKRLKNDIMPKVDAI, from the coding sequence ATGAAGCTCGCCCTCTACCTTCCGACGTTCCGCGAACACGTCACCGTGCAGGAGCTCGCGGACCTCACCGACCTGGCGGAGGACCTCGAGTTCGACTCCGTGTGGACGCTGGACCGCATCATCGTCCCGGAGTCCTCGGACCGGGGCGAGCTGGAGTACCCCTTCGGGATGATGGACCAGTTCCCCCTGCAGATGCCGGTCTCCTCGAAGGGCAAGTGGTTCCAGGGGTGGCCGCTCCTGCCGTGGCTGGCGGCCCGCACCTCGAAGGTGCGCATCGGCATGAGCATCACCGACACGCCGTACCGCTCGCCGGGTGTCTTCGCCGCCGAGTGCGCCACCATCGACCACCTGTCCGAGGGACGCCTCAACGTCGGCCTGGGTGCCGGCTGGATGCCCGAGGAGTTCGCCGCCTCCAGCGCCACCCACCTGTTCCCGCGCCGCCACGGCCACGTCCGCGAGACCATCGAGATCTGCCAGGGGATCTGGGCCAACGAGACCTTCGAGTACCACGGCGAGTTCGCCGACTTCGGCCCCTCCGGCTTCGGCCACAACCCCGTCCAGAAGCCCGGCCCGCCGATCTACTTCAGCGGCCTCAAGGACCCGCGCCGCTCGGCCCGCCGGATCTCCAAGTACGGCCTCAAGGGCTGGATCGGCATCCAGGACACCCCGACCGAGCTGGCCAGCTGGCGCAAGGCCATCGGCGACGAGCTCGAGCCGCTCGGCGGCAACATCGAGGACGTCGAGATGTGCTCGATGATCTGGTTCACCATCACCGACACCGAGGTCGACCAGACCGACAACCACAAGCTGACCAACCTGCTCGTGGGCACCGAGCAGCAGATCACCGACCGGCTCAAGAGCTACGCCGAGGCGGGCATGCACATGCCGCTGATCTGGCCGCCCTTCGCCGACGTGCCGGTCTCCAAGACCCTCGACGACCTGAAGCGGCTCAAGAACGACATCATGCCGAAGGTCGACGCGATCTAG
- a CDS encoding TIGR03619 family F420-dependent LLM class oxidoreductase yields MATAVPLGFGLPVSGSWATPAAMVHVARRAEELGYSSLWSFQRVLYPAEGSLDPAWDDAHNPAKRSARDASYQQVHEPLLALAHVASHTERIRLGTATICAPFTPPALLAKSVVTMDHLSGGRFTLGVGIGWMPHEYAAAGVPHERRGARMEEYLRCLDALLTQDPVEFAGEFYSVPPSQTGPRPVQSPRPPVLVGGTAPAALRRAGRLADGWIPSTRQSLDEVAEGAAVVRDGAAEAGRDPDAVQVLLRVVVQPDDDLARVRTELQGLAAHGVTEAFVDLNFARDTTAARAERVLDALAPTAGD; encoded by the coding sequence GTGGCGACCGCGGTGCCGCTCGGCTTCGGGCTCCCCGTCTCGGGCAGCTGGGCCACCCCCGCCGCGATGGTCCACGTCGCCCGGCGGGCCGAGGAGCTCGGCTACAGCTCGCTGTGGAGCTTCCAGCGGGTGCTCTACCCGGCCGAGGGCAGCCTCGACCCGGCGTGGGACGACGCCCACAACCCGGCGAAGCGGAGCGCGCGCGACGCGTCGTACCAGCAGGTCCACGAGCCGCTGCTGGCCCTGGCGCACGTCGCGTCGCACACCGAGCGGATCCGGCTCGGCACGGCGACGATCTGCGCGCCGTTCACCCCGCCGGCCCTGCTGGCCAAGTCGGTCGTGACGATGGACCACCTCAGCGGGGGGCGGTTCACGCTCGGCGTCGGCATCGGCTGGATGCCGCACGAGTACGCCGCCGCGGGCGTGCCGCACGAGCGGCGCGGCGCCCGGATGGAGGAGTACCTGCGCTGCCTCGACGCGCTGCTGACGCAGGACCCGGTCGAGTTCGCCGGGGAGTTCTACAGCGTGCCGCCCTCGCAGACGGGGCCGCGGCCGGTGCAGTCGCCCCGGCCGCCCGTGCTGGTCGGCGGCACGGCGCCGGCCGCGCTGCGCCGGGCGGGCCGGCTGGCCGACGGCTGGATCCCGAGCACCCGGCAGTCCCTCGACGAGGTCGCCGAGGGCGCGGCGGTCGTGCGGGACGGCGCCGCGGAAGCCGGCCGCGACCCCGACGCCGTGCAGGTGCTGCTGCGGGTGGTCGTGCAGCCCGACGACGACCTCGCGCGGGTGCGCACCGAGCTGCAGGGGCTGGCGGCGCACGGCGTGACCGAGGCCTTCGTCGACCTCAACTTCGCCCGCGACACCACTGCGGCCAGGGCCGAGCGCGTGCTCGACGCGCTGGCCCCGACCGCCGGCGACTAG